CATAAAAACTTTGCGTACTGTCTTGTGTGTAGGGAATTGCATATATGCTGTCGTTATAATGCTCAAAATATGCTGCAAGTATTTTTCCGTAACCGATGGATGTATCGTTTACAAATTTTTCTTCATAAATTATTTTGAACCTGTCGCCTTTTTGTAAGCCGAAAAAATCTATTGACCAAGCATAAATTTCCGATAAATCATTTGCTAAAATCGGTTTAACTCCGGCATCTTCCATTGCAAACCATAAAGAAGATTTTATTATACCTCCGGTTTCATTAACTTTTATTTCTACTTTTTTCTTACCGGTATAAACATTTAAGCTGTCGTTTAAATCAAATACAACATAATCAGTTTTATTTTTTTCGTAAACAATATAATTAACGGTTTTTGATGTATCTTTTGAAAAAAAAACGGCATATTTTTGCCCTCTTCTAATTTTTCTTACATCAAAAAGACCTTCTGTTTTTTTAACTATTGAATGAAGTTTATTCATTACATTATATTTTTCAAATAAAGTTCCCAAAAACATTCCGGGTTCTACCTTGCTTGTTTCTATTAAAAATGTATCAGCACTTAAACCGTATAATTTGTTTTCTTTAACCGGTTCAGGTATTACGATATTTGTTGAAGTGTTATCTTTGTTCTTATTACTTGTCTGATTATAAAGATAATAACCGCTCACGCCTATTGCTGCAATTAAAAAAATAATTATAATTCCTTTCTTCATTCTTCTGTTTTTGATTTTTCTTTTTTCCTTAAAAACCGACAAAGTTAATTTTATTACTCTCTGATTTACTATTTTAGGTTGATTTTATAAAAATCTCATCTAATATTTCAGGAATTAAATCTCTTTCGGATGCTTCATTATATAAAGTTTTAACGGCATTCTTTCCGACTTTTCCCAAATCAAGTGAAAAATTATTTACATATAAATCAATATGTTTTTTCATTATTTCTGCATTCATTTCTTGTGCATATTGTTTTATATAGCTTAAGCTTGATTCCGGGTTTTTATATGCAAATTCAATGCTTGTTTTAATTATATTGCTTATTTTTAATTGCAATTCCGGAGGATGTTTCCTGTTTATAACGATTCCGCCGAGAGGTATCGGTGTTTTTGTCATATTTTCCCAAAATTCTCCTAAATCAATAATCTTTTTTAAACCTTTTGCTTCATAAGTAAACCGGTTTTCATGAATAATAAGTCCTGCATCAACTTCTTCATCGTTAACGGCATCTTCAATATCAGAAAATAAATAAGGAATTTTATTTTTTGCCTTAGGATATGCAATTCCGAGAAGTAAATTTGCTGTCGTAAATTTGCCGGGAATTGCAATTTTTAAATCATTGACCTCATTCCGATAAATCTTTTTTTTGCTGATAAGCAAAGGTCCGTTATTATTTCCCAATGCACTTCCTGAATTAAGCAAAACATAGTTTTCTGCTGCATAAGAATAAGCATGATAACTTAATTTTGTAATATCAATTTTTCCTTCAAATGCTTTTTTATTTAATTCTTCAACATCAGCCAAAATTAACTCGAATTGAATTCCTTCGGTATCTATTTTATGATGAACGGCGGCATCAAAAATGAAGGTGTCGTTAGGGCAGGTTGAAAAACCAAGACTTAATTTCATATTTTTGATAATATATTTAACAACTCTTGTGACAAATTTTTTAGTGCTAAAGGAATATTCCAATTCTCTTTATTTCTTTCTTCAACTTTATTAGAAACTGTTCTGATTTGTAAAAAATCTGCCTTTTCTTTTAAACAAACATATGCAACAGCTGCACCCTCCATCGTTTCAATATCCGGATTAAATTTATTTATACGATGTTTTATTTGTTTTTTATTGCCTGAACTTGCATTTACTGTAATTGCTGTGACTTTTGGAAGCTCAGTATCAACTTGTTGCTGAGTTGAACTGTATAGTTTTCCATTAATAAAAGGTCTTGTGTTATGTTTTAGCAAACCTTCATCAAATAAAGTTTTAAAGGAATTATCATCGTCGGTAACTCCGATATCGCCAAACTCGTCAAGAATTACACTTACAGAATCTCCTATGCAAATATCATCATTAAAACTGCCGCAAATACCTGCATTAATAACTAAATCATACTTTTTTTTACTTATTGTTTTTGTCAAAGAATAAGTTGTTGCAGACATTCCTATTCCCGAAATTAATATTTTAACATTCAAATTATCAGTAAAAAACTCATTATCGTTCTTAACAGAATAATTCTTATTTCTAACTTCTTTTAAGAATGGATATGCTTCTGAATTTGTTGCAAATACAATTAATATTTCCTTTTTTCTTTTCAAAATACTTTATTGATTATGAATTGTTTTATTTTTACAAAATTATTTAAATATCAGCTTAAAAAAAATATAATGAAAATAATAAGCAAAGGAACCGGCATTGATGAAGATTTCGGTTATGTAAGAATAGATTCGTATAATGATGAAACAACAAAAAAAATAGCTGAACACTATCAAGCCATTTTAGGGCTGTTGGGAGAAGATGCAGAAAGAGAAGGTCTTGAGAATACTCCTGAACGTGTTGCAAAAGCAATGCAATTTATGTCGAAAGGTTATAATTCAGATCCGGCTAAAATCATTAAAAGTGCCTTGTTTAAAGAGGATTACAGCGAAATGGTAATCGTAAAAGATATTGATTTATATTCAATGTGCGAACATCATATGTTACCTTTTTATGGAAAAGCTCATGTTGCATATATTCCGAACGGATTGATTACCGGATTAAGTAAAATTGCAAGAGTTGTAGAAACTTACTCAAGAAGATTACAGGTTCAAGAACGTTTAACAATGCAAATAAGAGATACTATTGAAGAAACTCTTGAACCTCTTGGTGTTGCAGTTGTTATTGAAGCTGCCCACATGTGCATGAGAATAAGAGGAATTCAAAAACAAAATTCGGTTACTACAACCTCTGCTTTTACGGGTGCGTTTAATAATGCAAAAACAAGAGAAGAATTTATTCATTTAATAGGAGCAAAGTTAATCTGATATTCTTTTTGATATTAGGCACATTAATCATATCGTTTTATTTATTTTTCATGAAAACATCAAAAAGCGGTGCAAAATTTTCAGCCATTGTAAGAATTGGAGAAGAGTTAAGAGAAGAAAGCAGAAAAACCGGTAAAGAATTTCTTTATTTAAACAGAGGAATTAATCAGGTTGAAAATATTGATTTGTCAAAAATAATTCCGATGATTGATTTTAATTCAGATACCATTCAATATTATCCGCATTCAAAAGGAATGTTGTCGTTGAGGAAAGCAATCAACGAAGAATTCTTTGCCGGAAAAACATCAAATGATAATATTTTTATTACATCGGGCGGAATGAACTCACTTTCGCTTGTTTTTCAAACACTAAACATAAAAAAAGTTTATACACATTCTCTTTATTGGGGAGCATATACAAATGCTTTAAAAATTGCAGGAAAAAAGCAATTATTTTATGAAGGATTTAAAGAGTTAAAAGCAAACTATAAAAATTATAATAATTCTGCCGTAATAATTTGCGACCCTAACAACCCTACCGGCAGCAAAGTTGATGATAAAGAGCTTTTTGAACTTTTGGGTTTATTGGCAAAACAAAATACAATTGTAATTTGGGACGGACCTTACAGAAGACTTTTTTATGACAAAACAGATACTTTATATGAAAATTTATTGAACTACGACAATGTAATTATAACTGAAAGTTTCAGTAAATCAATTGGTTTAAGCGGACAACGCATAGGGTTTATGTATTGTAGAGATACAAATTTTAACAATGAATTTGCTGTTCGATTATTATATTCCGGAAACGGAGTTAATGCTTTTGCTCAAATTTTAGTTGAAAAAATACTAACAACACCTGAAGGCAAAAAAGCAGCAACAGATTTCAAAATAAAAACAACAAAGGACATAAAAGAAAATATAAAGCTATTACAGAAAAAAAAGATACTTGCAGAAGAATTTTACAGTAATAAAACACCTGTCGGAATTTTTGTAATAGTTAATAAATCTTTTGATGAGTTAAAATCAAAAAAAATAGGCAGCGTTCCTTTAAATTATTTTACAAAACGAACAGATATAGATGTTGGAAAATATTCAAGAATTTGCGTTTCAGCCCCAAAAGAAAAATTCGTTAGCTTTTTTAACAAATTATAGTGTAGTTTAACACACAAAACTCATACAATTATGAAAATTTATTTTCTGTTTATATTCTCAGTAGTTTTAGGGCTGATAACATCTTGCAATAAAAATGAAAACATTACAAATTCTGTTTCAGGTGTAATATCATATAACGGTGTTTATGTCGGACAAAACAGAACAATTTACATAAGAGGGTATAAATCAAATACAAAAGCAATAGGCACACCCGATTTTGCAACTTCTGTTTCAGATGCCGGAAGTTATATTATTGATTTAGGGGCTTATGCCGGAGATTTGTATTTATCTGCTTTTATGGACATTGATAATTCAGGAAATTCAGCAGGTCCGACTGCAAATGAAACATTAATTAACGGTGTGTATGCAGACCCTATAGGATGTTACGGCGATTATACTTTCGAAAACGGCGAAGCAATACAAATAAGTGTTGACGGCGAAATTAAAAATATTAACTTTGAAATTAAAGACTCCGGAGTAATTAAAGCAAGCTTCTCAAATACAGGACATTGCACTATAGGCGTAATAAAAAACAATATAATTAGCGAAGAGTTTCTGCATCACAGGCATTGCGATGTTACAAGTTCTAACGATACTTTTTTACTAGCCGTACCTGCAAAAAATAATTGGTTTTGTAAGGTTAAGTTTGATAATTTATCAACAGCACAAATATATCCTTCTCCGGTTAATGTTACAGCAAATAATATTGTTGAAATTAATTTCTGATTAATCTGCTTCAGACTATAAAGTGTATATAATTCTTAGAAATTATTTTTGTTAATAATTATTTCTGAGGTCATTTTAATACCTGCTTTCTTATACACCTCACTTACACCGCAATATCTTTCTTCTGATAAATTAATTGCTTTTTCAAGTTTTGCTGTCGGCAATTCTTCACCGTCTTTTGGTGTAAAAATATAGGCAACATGCATTGATATAAAGTGTTTAGGGTGTTCATCCGTCAACTCTCCTGAAACTTCAACATTAAAATCTGACAGCATATCTGTTACTCTCATTTTTTTTAATATAGATACAACATCCATACCCGTACAACCTCCGAGGGCAGCCAACATAAACGGCTTTGGCCTGGGTCCCCTGTTTTCTCCTCCTACTTTATCCGTTGCATCAATCATTACTTTATGGCCGTTTACCTCCCATTCAAATGCCATATTACCTTTCCAAACTGTTTTTATTTTTTCACTCATAATTTATTAATTCAGTTGTTATATTTCAATTATTCTTAACAAATACTTGTATGTTTATGTTTAGATTTCTAAATTTATGCAAAATAACCCAAAATAAAATTCTGCACAAAATTAAAATTCTTATTTTTGTCAAACTTTTTAAAATGATAGACAAGGATAAAATACCGATTTGTGAAACTTGCTTTGTCAGCAATGACATTTTTAGGCATTTAACAAAAGATGAACTTGATGTTTTATCATACATAAAAAATTGCAATACTTATAAAAAGGGAGAGGTTATATATAGTGAACAAGGACGGGTAACCGGCATTTATTGTATAAACAGCGGAATTGTTAAGCACTATAAAACAGGGAATGACGGAAAAGAGCAAATAATAAGGTTTTCAAAAAAAGGAGAGATTTTCGGCTTCAGGGCAATTTTATCCGAAGATTCTGCTTGCACCTCTACAAAAGTAATTGAAGATTGTTCTTTGTGTTTTATTCCTGCAGCCCATTTCCTTAAACTTTTAAAAGAAAACTCAGGCTTTTCAATGAGTGTTATGAAACTATCCTGCATAGAACTAGGATATGCAAATCAATATATTTTAGATATTGCTCAAAAAAATGTTCGAGAACGATTGGCCGAAATTTTGCTTTTATTAAACGAAAGCTTCGGTATAAATAAAGAAGGCGAATTAAATATATTTTTGACACGAGAGGAACTTGCCGGAATTGTAGGAACAGCAACAGAATCTGTTATCAGACTTCTGTCAGAATTTAAAAAAGATAAACTTATTGAATTAAATAAACGAAAGATAAAATTACTTGATATCCCAAAATTAAAAAGACTTTCGGAAATATATTAAAAAAAATATTTTATGTTTACTGCCGAGATAAATAATAAAAAATTTAATATTAAGTTTAGCAATGAACTTTTGAGTAAAGGTACAATATCTGATGAGCGTTTTGAGATAAATGTTATTAAAAATAATAACAAATCGTTTCATATAATAAATAACCTTAAATCCTATAATGTTGATATTATATCAATTGATAATATTGAGAAAAGAGTAATTTTAAAAGTTAATCAAAAAACATTTGAAGTTAAGATAACCGACGAGTTAGATAAATTGCTCAAAGAGATGGGAATTCAAAATAAAGAAAACAAAAAAAATAAAGACCTAAAAGCACCAATGCCGGGATTAGTAACCGAAATTATAATTAAAATTGGAGATACAATTCAAAAAGGAGATAATTTATTAATTTTGGAAGCAATGAAAATGGAAAATAATTTAAAAGCCGAACATGATGCAATTATTAAAGATATAATTGTAGAAAAAGGCAATTCTGTTGAAAAAAATCAAGTATTAGTTACATTTGAATAACCAATATATTTTTGTTTATGCATAGGTCTTTCAGCATATATATATTTAGTGCTTTGTTATTTCTTTTCAATAACTCTTCAGCACAAATAGATCAAATCAGCGTTCAACATTATTCTATTAATGACGGACTTTCCCAAAATTTTACAAACAGTATTTTTCAAGATAAATTCGGATATATTTGGATTGCAACTCAAGACGGATTGAACAGGTTTGACGGATATGAATTTATTACATTCAGACAAGACCCGAATGATGAGAATTCATTATCAAACAATTATGTAATTGACATTGAGGGCTCAAAAGATACAATTCTATGGGTTGTTACAAATGAAGGATTGGAAAAATTTGATTATAAAACAAATCACTTCTCCACTGTAATAAGAAATAAAAACCATACCCAATCTGTATATTCTACAAACATTAAAGCCGTTAAAGAAGATGCCTCAGGAATATTGTGGCTGAGAACTATTGACGGAATTATTCGTTATAACCCCGAAAAAAATGAATTCCTGGAATATAAACAAACTGAAAAAGGAGACGGCTTTATAAGTGATTATAACTACTTTTCGATTTTAGAAGACTCAGACCATAATTTTTGGTCCGGCTCTAAAGACGGATTAATAAAATTTAATCATAAAACAAAAGAGTTTAATACATATAAATTTGATAAAAAATCCGGGAATAATGAAGTTTTTTCAGTATATTTTGAAAACCAAGAAAAATACTGGGTGGGAACAAAAAACGGAGTTTATACCTTTAACCCGACAACAGAAAAGTTTAATAAATTCACAGTTCAAAAAAACATATTAAATGTCAGGGCAATCCATAAAGACAACAACAGTAATGTCTGGATAGGTACCGAGTATGGTTTAATGTACAAAAAACCGGAGAATAATTATTTCGAATCTTTCAAACTTGACAATTATATTTCAGACGAAGTTAATGTCGGCAATGTTTCCGGGATAATGCAGGATAACTCTGATATTATCTGGGTTTGTTCTGATTACGGCATTTTTAAAATTGACTCTAAGAAAAAACATTTTAACTTATACCGTAAAGGAAAAAACAGTTCAATTAATTTTTCTTCTAATACAATTTATTCTATTTACTATGATGCAGAAACAGAAGAAATTTGGTTGGGAACAAGAGCTTTCGGCTTAAATATATTCAACAGAAAAACAAACCAAGTTAAGATATATAATAAAGATAATTCTCTTCTTACGGATAATAATATTCATTGTATTACAGCAGATGAAAAAGGAAACATTTGGGTAGGAACCAGTAACGGTCCTTTTATTTATAATAAATTTAGCAAAAGTTTTATTCCCTTTTCAAAATATGTGAATAAAGACTTTAACGGATATTTTAAAAATAACAGAATTTCAAGTATGTTTTTTGACAGCGGAGATATTTGGTTTTCAACATTAAACGGTTTACTAAAATACAGTAACGGAAAAATCAAAACATACAAAAAAGACGGAACAGTTAACAGCTTAGTCGCAAATGATGTTTTTAAATCAATAAAACGAAAAAACGGAGAAATTTGGGTTGCAACGCTTCACGGCTTAAGTAAGCTTAACCCAAAAACAAACACATTTATAAACTATACAAAAGACAATAAAAAAATTAGCGATAATTCGGTTTTAACTGTTTTTGAAAGTTCAGACCAAACTCTTTGGGTGGGAACAGGAACCGGTTTAAACAAATATATTCCCGAAAAAGATTCTTTCATTTTTTACACTTCTAAAAGTCATGGTTTTAGTAATGATTTTATATATACGATAGCAGAAGACAACTTAAATAATCTTTGGCTGAGCACAAATAAAGGAATTGCCAAATTTAACATAAAAACAGAAGAGGTAATAAACTTCTCTCAAGATGATAACTTACAAGGTTATGAATTTAATATAGGTGCTGTATATTCCGCAGATACTATTAATGAAATATTTTGGGGAGGGTTAAATGGTTTAAATTCCATAAAATTGAAAAATCTGACAAAAAATCTTGTTGCTCCCAAACCTCTTATAACAAAATTTGTAAAACGCACCCAAAAAGGAAAAGAAGAGGTGTTAATAGGAAATAACAATGAAGTATTTTTGACATATAAAGAAAGCAGTTTCGATATAAACTTTGCTGTTCCCGAATACACACATCCCGACAAAAATAAGTTCAAATACAAAATTGAAGAGGCAAACGAAAACTGGATTGATTTAGGAACAAAAAATTCAATTAACTTCTTTCAGCTATCCCCCGGAACATATACGTTAAAATTAATAGGAGCAAACAGTGACAATTATTGGAACATTAATCCGGTTACCCTTATAATACATATATCAGCTCCTTGGTGGCAAACAACTTCAGCATATATTTTTTATGTTGCGTTTGTTATATTCTTAGTTCTCGGCGGATTTTTTATTTACAACAAAGAAATAAGGAAAGAAAACAAAATATTAAACGAAAAACAAATTGTAGCAAAAGAGGTAGAAAAACAAAGAGAACTTTTATCAATTAAAAATAATAATATTGCCGAAAGTATGCGATATGCATCCCGAATTATAGATGCCCTTTTACCCACAAAACAATTTGTTAAAAAATTAATCCCGGACTCCTTTGTTTTGTTTATGTCAAAAGAAATTGTCAGCGGAGATTTCTACTGGGTAGATGAAAGTAAAGATAAAGTTTTTGTTGCTGCTGTTGATTGTACCGGGCATGGTGTACCCGGGGCATTTATGTCAATTGTAGGATTAGATTTATTGCGAAATATTATCAACCAAGGAATTGATACCCCCGGAGAAATCCTGGACAGACTAAATAGAGATGTTGCAAGTATTTTCAGAAAAGATGAACTTTCCGGGGAATTAAAAGACGGAATGGACATAAGTATGATAGCAATTCATAAAAAAGATAATATAATTGAATATGCAGGTGCAATAAATCAGTTATTTATAATCAGAGATGATAATATTATTGAAATAAAAGGTAACAGATTTTCAATATCTCCTGTTACAACAAATTACGGTCATTTTAAAAATCATACTATTGAAGTACAAGATATGGATATGATTTATCTGTTTTCAGACGGCTATGTTGACCAGTTCGGAGGTCCGGACGAGAAAAAATTTAAATACAGAAGGTTTCGCCATATGCTCTTAAACAATTACAGGCTGCCTGTTGAAGAACAAAAAAATAATTTAAAAAGAGTTATAAACAGTTGGCGAGGACAATTAGAACAGGTCGATGATATCTTGGTTATGGGAATAAGAATTAAACTGTAAAAGCAAGCTAATTGTCTTATATCGGTTTGATTTCCACTGCAATTACAAGCTTAGGAAAAAAGGTCTTGCAAACTGTCAAAAAAATTATACGCTGAGTTTAACCGCAGAAATAAGTTACAGAAAGCAAAGAAAGGATGAGATTTTGAAATAATATATTCATTTCGACATTGTATCAATTTATTTCAAGACAAAAAACAATTAAAAAGCGTAGTTGAAAACTACGCTTTTTAATTGTTTGAAATAAGGAGGAGTCCTTTTTCAAAATATAATTCCGTAAATTATACTATTTTGTTTCTTCACTAACATTTTTATATTTCCTGTGTTTAAAGTAAGCTCCCAGAATAATAAGAAATATCATGAGCACTAAAATTATTGCCCACAAAGGAAGGCTGGCTTTACTTCCGGAAGCATAGCTATGCAAGCCTTTTGAAAAATAGTAATTTACGCCGAAGAAGGTCATAATAACGCTTCCGAATGCAATTACTGATGCTGTATTAAAAATAAAAGCTTTATTTAATCCGGGAACTAACCTTAAGTGTAAAACAACAGCATATACCATCAATATTATTAATGCCCACGTTTCTTTGGCATCCCAGCCCCAATAACGCCCCCAAGACTCGTTTGCCCAAACGGCTCCTAAAAATGTACCAAGTGTAGCTAAAACAATTCCTATTATTAAGTTCATTTCATTAATATTGGTCAAATCTTTTATAGTTAAATCTAACTTAGCAGCATTGTTCTTATTTTTAAACAGATATATGAATAAATTCATTAAGCCCAAAATAAAGCCTAATCCTAAAAATCCGTAGCTTATTACAATAACTGCAACGTGAACAATTAACCAATAAGATTTTAAAACAGGTTGAAGATTTGTTAATTGGGGGTCGTAGCTGCTGAAACCGGCAGTTAACATAATAAAAAATGCCAATAAAGCTGTTGCAGCAAGTGTAATTTTAGAATATCGCATAAAACTGAATCCTGCTAATAATCCTCCCCAAGCTACAAATACTAATGCTTCATATCCGTTACTCCAAGGTGCATGGCCGGACAAATACCACCTTAAAACCAAGCCGTAAGTGTGGTAAATAAATCCTCCGGCTAAAAGAATAATGAAAAAGTTAAGCGTATATGTCAGAGCTTTGCTTTTCTTTACTTTCAGATGATCTGCAAATGCAAGTAACAAAATAATTACACTTAAAATCATATACACATATTTCAGCATTACAAAAATTCGAGCTTTATTATAATGAATTTCTGTATT
This DNA window, taken from Bacteroidales bacterium, encodes the following:
- a CDS encoding peptidoglycan DD-metalloendopeptidase family protein, which gives rise to MKKGIIIIFLIAAIGVSGYYLYNQTSNKNKDNTSTNIVIPEPVKENKLYGLSADTFLIETSKVEPGMFLGTLFEKYNVMNKLHSIVKKTEGLFDVRKIRRGQKYAVFFSKDTSKTVNYIVYEKNKTDYVVFDLNDSLNVYTGKKKVEIKVNETGGIIKSSLWFAMEDAGVKPILANDLSEIYAWSIDFFGLQKGDRFKIIYEEKFVNDTSIGYGKILAAYFEHYNDSIYAIPYTQDSTQSFYDLEGNSLKKAFLKAPLKFSRISSGFSYARKHPILKIVRPHLGVDYSAPFGTPVFALGDGTVIHAAYTGGAGNYIKIRHNSVYTTGYMHLKGYASGIRSGVRVTQGQLIGYVGSTGLSTGPHLDFRVWKNGKPTNPLHIEAPPVEPIKEENKEAFNKTIPVFKKWLDKIEYKVTGQDTSLMDTCDSTSILRK
- a CDS encoding 1,4-dihydroxy-6-naphthoate synthase, translated to MKLSLGFSTCPNDTFIFDAAVHHKIDTEGIQFELILADVEELNKKAFEGKIDITKLSYHAYSYAAENYVLLNSGSALGNNNGPLLISKKKIYRNEVNDLKIAIPGKFTTANLLLGIAYPKAKNKIPYLFSDIEDAVNDEEVDAGLIIHENRFTYEAKGLKKIIDLGEFWENMTKTPIPLGGIVINRKHPPELQLKISNIIKTSIEFAYKNPESSLSYIKQYAQEMNAEIMKKHIDLYVNNFSLDLGKVGKNAVKTLYNEASERDLIPEILDEIFIKST
- the mqnB gene encoding futalosine hydrolase codes for the protein MKRKKEILIVFATNSEAYPFLKEVRNKNYSVKNDNEFFTDNLNVKILISGIGMSATTYSLTKTISKKKYDLVINAGICGSFNDDICIGDSVSVILDEFGDIGVTDDDNSFKTLFDEGLLKHNTRPFINGKLYSSTQQQVDTELPKVTAITVNASSGNKKQIKHRINKFNPDIETMEGAAVAYVCLKEKADFLQIRTVSNKVEERNKENWNIPLALKNLSQELLNILSKI
- the folE gene encoding GTP cyclohydrolase I FolE is translated as MKIISKGTGIDEDFGYVRIDSYNDETTKKIAEHYQAILGLLGEDAEREGLENTPERVAKAMQFMSKGYNSDPAKIIKSALFKEDYSEMVIVKDIDLYSMCEHHMLPFYGKAHVAYIPNGLITGLSKIARVVETYSRRLQVQERLTMQIRDTIEETLEPLGVAVVIEAAHMCMRIRGIQKQNSVTTTSAFTGAFNNAKTREEFIHLIGAKLI
- a CDS encoding pyridoxal phosphate-dependent aminotransferase: MKTSKSGAKFSAIVRIGEELREESRKTGKEFLYLNRGINQVENIDLSKIIPMIDFNSDTIQYYPHSKGMLSLRKAINEEFFAGKTSNDNIFITSGGMNSLSLVFQTLNIKKVYTHSLYWGAYTNALKIAGKKQLFYEGFKELKANYKNYNNSAVIICDPNNPTGSKVDDKELFELLGLLAKQNTIVIWDGPYRRLFYDKTDTLYENLLNYDNVIITESFSKSIGLSGQRIGFMYCRDTNFNNEFAVRLLYSGNGVNAFAQILVEKILTTPEGKKAATDFKIKTTKDIKENIKLLQKKKILAEEFYSNKTPVGIFVIVNKSFDELKSKKIGSVPLNYFTKRTDIDVGKYSRICVSAPKEKFVSFFNKL
- a CDS encoding OsmC family protein translates to MSEKIKTVWKGNMAFEWEVNGHKVMIDATDKVGGENRGPRPKPFMLAALGGCTGMDVVSILKKMRVTDMLSDFNVEVSGELTDEHPKHFISMHVAYIFTPKDGEELPTAKLEKAINLSEERYCGVSEVYKKAGIKMTSEIIINKNNF
- a CDS encoding Crp/Fnr family transcriptional regulator; translation: MIDKDKIPICETCFVSNDIFRHLTKDELDVLSYIKNCNTYKKGEVIYSEQGRVTGIYCINSGIVKHYKTGNDGKEQIIRFSKKGEIFGFRAILSEDSACTSTKVIEDCSLCFIPAAHFLKLLKENSGFSMSVMKLSCIELGYANQYILDIAQKNVRERLAEILLLLNESFGINKEGELNIFLTREELAGIVGTATESVIRLLSEFKKDKLIELNKRKIKLLDIPKLKRLSEIY
- a CDS encoding biotin/lipoyl-binding protein, translated to MFTAEINNKKFNIKFSNELLSKGTISDERFEINVIKNNNKSFHIINNLKSYNVDIISIDNIEKRVILKVNQKTFEVKITDELDKLLKEMGIQNKENKKNKDLKAPMPGLVTEIIIKIGDTIQKGDNLLILEAMKMENNLKAEHDAIIKDIIVEKGNSVEKNQVLVTFE
- a CDS encoding SpoIIE family protein phosphatase, with protein sequence MLFLFNNSSAQIDQISVQHYSINDGLSQNFTNSIFQDKFGYIWIATQDGLNRFDGYEFITFRQDPNDENSLSNNYVIDIEGSKDTILWVVTNEGLEKFDYKTNHFSTVIRNKNHTQSVYSTNIKAVKEDASGILWLRTIDGIIRYNPEKNEFLEYKQTEKGDGFISDYNYFSILEDSDHNFWSGSKDGLIKFNHKTKEFNTYKFDKKSGNNEVFSVYFENQEKYWVGTKNGVYTFNPTTEKFNKFTVQKNILNVRAIHKDNNSNVWIGTEYGLMYKKPENNYFESFKLDNYISDEVNVGNVSGIMQDNSDIIWVCSDYGIFKIDSKKKHFNLYRKGKNSSINFSSNTIYSIYYDAETEEIWLGTRAFGLNIFNRKTNQVKIYNKDNSLLTDNNIHCITADEKGNIWVGTSNGPFIYNKFSKSFIPFSKYVNKDFNGYFKNNRISSMFFDSGDIWFSTLNGLLKYSNGKIKTYKKDGTVNSLVANDVFKSIKRKNGEIWVATLHGLSKLNPKTNTFINYTKDNKKISDNSVLTVFESSDQTLWVGTGTGLNKYIPEKDSFIFYTSKSHGFSNDFIYTIAEDNLNNLWLSTNKGIAKFNIKTEEVINFSQDDNLQGYEFNIGAVYSADTINEIFWGGLNGLNSIKLKNLTKNLVAPKPLITKFVKRTQKGKEEVLIGNNNEVFLTYKESSFDINFAVPEYTHPDKNKFKYKIEEANENWIDLGTKNSINFFQLSPGTYTLKLIGANSDNYWNINPVTLIIHISAPWWQTTSAYIFYVAFVIFLVLGGFFIYNKEIRKENKILNEKQIVAKEVEKQRELLSIKNNNIAESMRYASRIIDALLPTKQFVKKLIPDSFVLFMSKEIVSGDFYWVDESKDKVFVAAVDCTGHGVPGAFMSIVGLDLLRNIINQGIDTPGEILDRLNRDVASIFRKDELSGELKDGMDISMIAIHKKDNIIEYAGAINQLFIIRDDNIIEIKGNRFSISPVTTNYGHFKNHTIEVQDMDMIYLFSDGYVDQFGGPDEKKFKYRRFRHMLLNNYRLPVEEQKNNLKRVINSWRGQLEQVDDILVMGIRIKL